The following are encoded in a window of Mumia flava genomic DNA:
- a CDS encoding crotonase/enoyl-CoA hydratase family protein, producing the protein MSDPRVLLDIDGPIASVRLNRPDKLNGVDLALLHELIAVSRTIRADRSVRAVLLSGEGRSFSAGLDFGSVMSDRTRMWRGFVPNPLSGQNLFQHACWTWRELPVPVVAVVRGHCYGAGLQLALAADFRFTTPDAKWSVLEAKWGLVPDMSGTASLRELVGGDVARRLAMTGEVIDGTTAHGYGLATGVADDPAVPARDLVDAILTRSPDSVAATKSLLNRTRHARVRTAFAIERRLQLAMFRAKNTAAAQKAGAKGETPAFGPRQFGRG; encoded by the coding sequence ATGTCCGACCCTCGCGTCCTGCTCGACATCGACGGCCCGATCGCCTCGGTCCGCCTCAACCGACCCGACAAGCTCAACGGCGTCGACCTGGCGCTGCTCCACGAGCTGATCGCCGTCTCCCGGACCATCCGCGCCGACCGCTCCGTGCGGGCCGTGCTGCTCTCCGGCGAGGGCCGGTCGTTCAGCGCGGGCCTGGACTTCGGCTCGGTGATGTCGGACCGGACCCGGATGTGGCGCGGCTTCGTCCCGAACCCGTTGAGCGGCCAGAACCTCTTCCAGCACGCCTGCTGGACGTGGCGCGAGCTCCCCGTGCCGGTCGTGGCGGTCGTGCGCGGCCACTGCTACGGCGCCGGGCTCCAGCTCGCCCTCGCCGCCGACTTCCGCTTCACCACGCCGGACGCGAAGTGGTCCGTCCTCGAGGCCAAGTGGGGTCTGGTGCCTGACATGAGCGGCACCGCGAGCCTGCGCGAGCTCGTCGGGGGCGACGTCGCCCGCCGGCTCGCGATGACCGGCGAGGTGATCGACGGCACGACGGCTCACGGGTACGGGCTGGCCACCGGAGTCGCCGACGACCCGGCCGTCCCGGCGCGCGACCTCGTCGACGCGATCCTGACCCGCTCGCCCGACTCGGTCGCCGCGACGAAGTCGCTGCTGAACCGCACGCGTCATGCGCGGGTGCGCACGGCGTTCGCGATCGAGCGGCGGCTGCAGCTGGCGATGTTCCGCGCGAAGAACACCGCAGCGGCCCAGAAGGCCGGCGCCAAGGGCGAGACCCCGGCGTTCGGTCCTCGGCAGTTCGGCCGCGGCTAG
- the rocD gene encoding ornithine--oxo-acid transaminase: protein MTSADLIALDERWSTHNYHPLPVVIREAAGAWVTDVEDRHYLDLLAGYSALNFGHRHPALLAAAVEQLGRVTLTSRAFHHDQLGAFCAELAALTGTEMVLPMNTGAEAVESAVKVARKWAYDVKGVADSSATIVVAGGNFHGRTTTIVSFSDDPDAYGGYGPYTPGFVRVAYGDAEALADAVDERTAAILLEPIQGEAGVIVPPEGYMSAARRIADDAGCLLIADEIQSGLARTGTVLALDHEQVRADLYTLGKALGGGIVPISAVVGRADVLGVLQPGQHGSTFGGNPLACAVGRAVVALLETGEPQERSTTLGKHLHARLSALVGHGVTEVRGRGLWAGVDIAPGGLSGREAAVALMQRGVLCKETHGSTLRVAPTLVITEEELDTAVDAIAEVVGA from the coding sequence ATGACATCAGCGGACCTGATCGCCCTCGACGAGCGGTGGAGCACCCACAACTACCACCCGCTCCCCGTCGTGATCCGGGAGGCGGCAGGCGCCTGGGTGACCGACGTCGAGGACCGTCACTACCTCGATCTGCTCGCCGGCTACTCCGCGCTCAACTTCGGCCATCGCCACCCTGCGCTGCTGGCTGCGGCGGTCGAGCAGCTCGGCCGCGTGACGCTCACGTCGCGCGCGTTCCACCACGACCAGCTCGGAGCGTTCTGCGCGGAGCTCGCCGCGCTCACCGGGACCGAGATGGTGCTGCCGATGAACACGGGCGCGGAAGCGGTGGAGTCCGCCGTGAAGGTCGCGCGCAAGTGGGCGTACGACGTCAAGGGCGTCGCGGACTCCTCGGCGACGATCGTCGTCGCCGGCGGCAACTTCCACGGCCGAACGACGACGATCGTCTCGTTCTCCGACGACCCCGACGCCTACGGCGGGTACGGCCCCTACACGCCGGGGTTCGTGCGGGTCGCCTACGGTGACGCGGAGGCCCTGGCCGACGCGGTCGACGAGCGCACGGCCGCGATCCTGCTCGAGCCGATCCAGGGCGAGGCCGGTGTGATCGTGCCGCCCGAGGGCTACATGAGCGCAGCGCGGCGGATCGCCGACGACGCCGGGTGCCTGCTGATCGCCGACGAGATCCAGTCCGGCCTCGCCCGGACCGGGACCGTCCTGGCGCTGGACCACGAGCAGGTCCGCGCCGACCTCTACACCCTCGGCAAGGCCCTCGGCGGCGGGATCGTGCCGATCTCGGCGGTCGTGGGTCGCGCCGACGTGCTCGGCGTGCTGCAGCCGGGTCAGCACGGCTCGACGTTCGGCGGGAACCCCCTGGCCTGCGCGGTGGGTCGGGCGGTAGTGGCGCTGCTCGAGACCGGCGAGCCCCAGGAGCGGTCCACCACGTTGGGCAAGCACCTGCACGCGCGGCTCTCGGCACTGGTCGGGCACGGGGTGACCGAGGTCCGGGGCCGGGGTCTGTGGGCGGGTGTCGACATCGCGCCGGGCGGTCTGAGCGGACGTGAGGCCGCGGTGGCCCTCATGCAGCGCGGCGTGCTGTGCAAGGAGACGCACGGCTCGACGCTGCGCGTGGCGCCGACGCTCGTCATCACCGAGGAGGAGCTCGACACCGCCGTCGACGCGATCGCGGAGGTCGTCGGCGCCTGA
- a CDS encoding YcnI family protein: MNRPVLRAAALAAVLPIAVLAGGPASAHVTVDSPDAAQGGWATIAFTVPTESEDASTTEIEVRLPEGADLEHLSTRTKPGWDVTVEPGRTITWTATDGGIAPGEFDVFEVRGGPLPSDVDSLEFVATQHYSDGTVVAWDESATEGGEEPQRPAPTLPLAPADETADHHATDATDSDATGGSQQAASEDTGGVDGVLLGATALALAGIALVAAVRRRRTSR, translated from the coding sequence ATGAACCGCCCTGTCCTGCGTGCCGCCGCCCTGGCCGCCGTCCTGCCGATCGCCGTGCTCGCCGGCGGACCGGCCTCCGCCCACGTCACCGTCGACTCGCCCGATGCCGCCCAGGGTGGCTGGGCGACGATCGCCTTCACCGTCCCGACCGAGTCCGAGGACGCGAGCACGACCGAGATCGAGGTCCGCCTGCCCGAGGGTGCTGACCTGGAGCACCTCTCGACCCGCACCAAGCCCGGCTGGGACGTCACGGTCGAGCCCGGCCGCACGATCACCTGGACCGCCACCGACGGCGGGATCGCTCCGGGTGAGTTCGACGTGTTCGAGGTCCGCGGCGGGCCGTTGCCGAGCGACGTCGACTCGCTCGAGTTCGTCGCCACCCAGCACTACTCCGACGGCACCGTCGTCGCCTGGGACGAGAGTGCGACCGAGGGCGGCGAGGAGCCCCAGCGTCCGGCCCCGACGCTGCCGCTGGCCCCGGCCGACGAGACCGCCGACCACCACGCGACCGACGCGACCGACTCCGACGCGACCGGAGGATCGCAGCAGGCGGCCTCCGAGGACACCGGCGGCGTCGACGGGGTCCTGCTCGGCGCGACCGCGCTCGCGCTGGCCGGGATCGCGCTCGTCGCGGCGGTCCGCCGGCGCAGGACCTCACGTTGA
- a CDS encoding copper resistance CopC family protein, which produces MRRIPAGAPTRAVVAALVALGAVLATAPGAAAHAVLASSDPTDGQTMVSLPATVTLTFNEDVSEPAYVVVDAPDGTEVASGEAEVADRDVVQTLHDEQIAGEYRISYRVVSSDGHPVTGTVRFTVTEGRTVEDTRADEPEDASGVSGFVHQHRAHLLWGGAGLVAAAALLLWPRRRDEDDET; this is translated from the coding sequence TTGAGGCGGATCCCCGCCGGGGCGCCGACCCGCGCCGTGGTCGCTGCACTCGTCGCGCTGGGTGCGGTCCTCGCGACCGCGCCCGGCGCCGCGGCCCACGCCGTGCTCGCGTCGAGCGACCCGACCGACGGTCAGACGATGGTGTCGTTGCCGGCGACGGTCACGCTCACCTTCAACGAGGACGTGTCCGAGCCGGCCTACGTCGTGGTGGATGCACCGGACGGCACGGAGGTGGCCTCGGGCGAGGCCGAGGTCGCGGACCGTGACGTGGTCCAGACGCTGCACGACGAGCAGATCGCGGGGGAGTACCGGATCTCCTACCGGGTGGTCTCGAGCGACGGGCACCCCGTGACCGGCACCGTGCGGTTCACCGTGACCGAGGGGCGTACCGTCGAGGACACCCGGGCGGACGAGCCGGAGGACGCCTCGGGCGTCTCCGGGTTCGTGCACCAGCACCGGGCCCACCTGCTGTGGGGTGGGGCCGGGCTGGTCGCGGCGGCGGCGCTGCTGCTCTGGCCCCGACGACGCGACGAGGACGACGAGACATGA
- a CDS encoding cytochrome c oxidase assembly protein, protein MTVSVRWAAGAFLATAGTLYLALTLGHADPGSVPEGIPDPGVFTGWLLPAVKVLDDVAGLATAGFLLAAAFLLPSSSPEVRGLAADSVRMARRAALVWAVGTVAYFFLQASSLFGTPIPALSGAVLYQLAFSSQIGWAIIAQGVIALAVAVLARRTFSIRLLALLLGLALAGFVPQALSGHSAGSGSHDLAVVSMMFHLAAAALWVGGLGALAWIAVRGSRRLGAAVRRFSVLAAWCVALLAVSGVLNAATRLDGWSSLLSRYGLLVGAKVAALVALGVLGWLHRRRTLPAFDAADGAGRAADDPSGETSVLRRRANRAFLRLAAAELVVMGMTVAVAVALSQTETPRPADLYTGTAEELLDGPMPAAPTLARLVLGVELSGTGLAIVGMGCALYVTGLLVMRRRGDRWPLGRTLAWFSGMALVAWATFGGLGVYSHAMFSAHMVSHMILSMVAPILLMLGAPITLALRTLPGPRQPGDVAPRAMLVSFLHSRFVRVVTHPLVAAFLFVGSLYALYFTSLFETAMYSHIGHGLMEVHFLLVGSLFYYVIIGVDPSPRRIEPIWRFLILLVTLPFHAFFSVALMAQQEVVAEQFYVDLNRPFATDLLADQYLGGGIAWAMGEVPLVIVMAALFVQWIRQDRREAVRHDRRAAQNDDAELEAYNAYLARLAEQSGPGSSEPGPGSS, encoded by the coding sequence ATGACGGTGAGCGTGCGCTGGGCTGCCGGTGCCTTCCTGGCCACGGCCGGGACCCTCTACCTCGCGCTGACGCTCGGGCACGCCGACCCCGGGTCGGTTCCGGAGGGGATCCCCGACCCCGGGGTCTTCACCGGCTGGCTGCTCCCTGCGGTGAAGGTGCTCGACGACGTCGCCGGGCTCGCGACCGCGGGCTTCCTGCTCGCGGCCGCCTTCCTGCTCCCGTCGAGCTCGCCGGAGGTCCGCGGGTTGGCGGCCGACTCCGTACGGATGGCGCGTCGCGCCGCACTGGTGTGGGCCGTCGGCACCGTCGCGTACTTCTTCCTCCAGGCCTCGTCGTTGTTCGGGACGCCGATCCCGGCCCTGTCGGGCGCGGTCCTCTACCAGCTCGCCTTCTCCTCCCAGATCGGGTGGGCGATCATCGCGCAGGGCGTGATCGCGCTCGCCGTCGCGGTGCTCGCCCGGCGCACGTTCTCGATCCGCCTGCTCGCGCTGCTGCTCGGGCTCGCGCTCGCAGGCTTCGTGCCGCAGGCTCTGAGCGGTCACTCCGCCGGATCGGGATCCCACGACCTCGCGGTCGTGAGCATGATGTTCCACCTGGCGGCGGCGGCCCTGTGGGTCGGTGGTCTGGGTGCGCTCGCCTGGATCGCGGTGCGGGGGAGCCGCCGTCTCGGCGCGGCCGTGCGGCGGTTCTCCGTCCTCGCGGCGTGGTGCGTGGCGCTGCTGGCGGTCTCCGGCGTCCTGAACGCCGCGACCCGGCTCGACGGGTGGTCGTCCCTGCTGAGCCGCTACGGCCTGCTCGTCGGGGCGAAGGTCGCCGCCCTCGTGGCCCTCGGCGTGCTGGGGTGGCTGCACCGTCGCCGGACGCTGCCGGCGTTCGACGCGGCGGACGGCGCCGGCAGGGCGGCCGACGACCCGTCGGGCGAGACGTCCGTCCTGCGCAGGCGCGCGAACCGCGCCTTCCTTCGCCTCGCCGCCGCCGAGCTCGTGGTGATGGGGATGACGGTCGCGGTCGCGGTGGCGCTCTCGCAGACCGAGACCCCCCGACCGGCGGATCTCTACACCGGGACCGCCGAGGAGCTGCTGGACGGCCCGATGCCCGCGGCGCCGACGCTCGCCCGGCTGGTCCTCGGCGTCGAGCTGAGCGGGACGGGCCTCGCGATCGTCGGGATGGGCTGCGCGCTGTACGTCACGGGGCTGCTCGTGATGCGCCGCCGCGGCGACCGTTGGCCGCTGGGGCGGACGCTGGCGTGGTTCAGCGGGATGGCGCTGGTGGCGTGGGCGACCTTCGGCGGGCTGGGCGTCTACTCGCACGCGATGTTCAGCGCCCACATGGTCTCGCACATGATCCTCAGCATGGTCGCCCCGATCCTGCTGATGCTGGGCGCGCCGATCACGCTCGCGCTGCGGACCCTGCCCGGTCCTCGCCAGCCGGGCGACGTCGCTCCGCGGGCGATGCTCGTGTCATTCCTGCACTCGCGCTTCGTCCGCGTCGTGACGCACCCGCTGGTCGCGGCCTTCCTCTTCGTCGGCAGCCTGTACGCGCTCTACTTCACGTCGTTGTTCGAGACGGCGATGTACAGCCACATCGGGCACGGACTGATGGAGGTCCACTTCCTGCTGGTCGGGTCGCTGTTCTACTACGTGATCATCGGCGTCGACCCGTCGCCGCGGCGGATCGAGCCCATCTGGCGGTTCCTGATCCTGCTGGTGACGCTGCCGTTCCACGCGTTCTTCTCCGTGGCGCTGATGGCGCAGCAGGAGGTGGTCGCCGAACAGTTCTACGTCGACCTGAACCGCCCGTTCGCGACCGACCTGCTCGCCGACCAGTACCTCGGCGGAGGGATCGCGTGGGCGATGGGGGAGGTGCCGCTGGTGATCGTGATGGCGGCGCTGTTCGTCCAGTGGATCCGTCAGGACCGCCGCGAGGCCGTCCGCCACGACCGGCGCGCCGCCCAGAACGACGACGCCGAGCTGGAGGCGTACAACGCCTACCTGGCGAGGCTGGCCGAGCAGAGCGGCCCGGGGAGCAGCGAGCCCGGTCCGGGATCCTCGTAG
- a CDS encoding superoxide dismutase, whose product MAEYTLPDLPYDYGALEPYISGKIMELHHSKHHQTYVNGVNTALEQLAEARDAESLGTVNMLEKNLAFNLAGHVNHSVFWPNMSPEGGDKPDGELGAAIDNFFGSFDKFRAHFEASALGIQGSGWSILAWETLAQRPIICQLYDHQGNLPAGIVPLLMLDMWEHAFYLQYQNVKADYVKAWWNIVNWADVQARFEAARSSTPALWTP is encoded by the coding sequence GTGGCTGAGTACACCCTGCCCGACCTGCCGTACGACTACGGAGCCCTCGAGCCGTACATCTCCGGCAAGATCATGGAGCTCCACCACAGCAAGCACCACCAGACCTACGTCAACGGTGTGAACACGGCGCTGGAGCAGCTGGCCGAGGCCCGCGACGCCGAGAGTCTCGGCACGGTCAACATGCTCGAGAAGAACCTCGCGTTCAACCTCGCCGGCCACGTGAACCACTCCGTGTTCTGGCCGAACATGTCGCCCGAGGGCGGCGACAAGCCGGACGGCGAGCTCGGTGCGGCGATCGACAACTTCTTCGGCTCGTTCGACAAGTTCCGTGCCCACTTCGAGGCGTCTGCCCTCGGCATCCAGGGCTCGGGCTGGTCGATCCTCGCCTGGGAGACGCTCGCGCAGCGCCCGATCATCTGCCAGCTCTACGACCACCAGGGCAACCTGCCCGCCGGGATCGTCCCGCTGCTGATGCTCGACATGTGGGAGCACGCGTTCTACCTGCAGTACCAGAACGTCAAGGCCGATTACGTCAAGGCGTGGTGGAACATCGTGAACTGGGCCGACGTCCAGGCACGGTTCGAGGCCGCGCGCAGCAGCACGCCGGCCCTGTGGACGCCGTGA
- a CDS encoding CDP-alcohol phosphatidyltransferase family protein yields MSARTDGRSDRVFTIPNLLSMARLLGVPVFLWLVLVPEADVLALTVLVVSGFTDYLDGYLARRLGQTSKLGAILDPVADRLYILAVVVGLALREIIPWWLAILLPLRDVLLFGLVPFLRTRGYSSLPVHFLGKAATAGLLYAFPLLLLGDDTGTVADLAKVFGWAFAIWGVALYWWAGLLYVWQVRRLMRSMPPVRRD; encoded by the coding sequence GTGAGTGCACGGACCGACGGCCGTTCGGACCGCGTCTTCACCATCCCGAACCTCCTGAGCATGGCGCGGCTGCTCGGTGTCCCGGTCTTCCTGTGGCTGGTGCTCGTGCCCGAGGCCGACGTGCTCGCGCTCACGGTGCTGGTCGTGTCCGGGTTCACCGACTACCTCGACGGCTACCTGGCGCGGCGCCTCGGCCAGACCTCGAAGCTCGGGGCGATCCTCGACCCGGTCGCCGACCGGCTCTACATCCTCGCCGTGGTCGTCGGGCTGGCGCTGCGCGAGATCATCCCGTGGTGGCTCGCGATCCTGCTGCCGCTGCGCGACGTGCTGCTGTTCGGCCTGGTGCCGTTCCTGCGCACACGCGGATACTCCTCGCTCCCGGTCCACTTCCTCGGCAAGGCGGCCACCGCCGGTCTGCTCTACGCCTTCCCGCTGCTGCTGCTCGGCGACGACACCGGGACGGTCGCCGATCTTGCGAAGGTCTTCGGATGGGCATTCGCCATCTGGGGTGTCGCGTTGTACTGGTGGGCCGGTCTGCTGTACGTGTGGCAGGTGCGCAGACTGATGCGGTCGATGCCGCCGGTGCGGCGCGACTGA
- a CDS encoding DUF881 domain-containing protein encodes MSEPVGPGREPGDATGNATSLLETVMAHPLDEDYYTRDPGSSARRGGWAAAAAIITFAALLTIAAVQTWDNRPAEESERAQLIEQIENRKADIQTVQDDVAQVRADVERLRREASGSEARTRAEEQRRVVGTAAVVGPGLRAVVDSAPNAEAHPAAEVRDKDLQLLVNGLWQAGAEAVAINGNRLTTMSSIRGAGDAITVNYRSLSSPYTVSAIGSPRTLPGNFAETVAAQTWRSLQQNLGMRFQVSEPDSLRLPAAPRRASTIRHAEVPEVEDE; translated from the coding sequence ATGAGCGAGCCGGTGGGGCCGGGCCGCGAACCCGGAGACGCGACGGGCAACGCCACGTCGTTGCTCGAGACGGTCATGGCGCACCCGCTCGACGAGGACTACTACACCCGCGACCCCGGGTCGTCGGCGCGGCGCGGGGGCTGGGCGGCTGCCGCGGCGATCATCACGTTCGCCGCGCTGCTGACGATCGCGGCCGTGCAGACCTGGGACAACCGGCCCGCCGAGGAGAGCGAGCGGGCCCAGCTGATCGAGCAGATCGAGAACCGCAAGGCCGACATCCAGACGGTGCAGGACGACGTCGCCCAGGTGCGGGCGGACGTCGAGCGGCTGCGGCGGGAGGCGTCGGGGTCCGAGGCGCGCACGCGTGCGGAGGAGCAGCGGCGGGTGGTCGGGACGGCGGCCGTCGTCGGACCAGGTCTGCGGGCCGTGGTCGACAGCGCACCGAACGCCGAGGCGCACCCGGCGGCCGAGGTCCGCGACAAGGACCTCCAGCTGCTGGTCAACGGTCTGTGGCAGGCCGGGGCCGAGGCGGTCGCGATCAACGGCAACCGGCTGACGACGATGTCGTCGATCCGTGGCGCCGGCGATGCGATCACCGTGAACTACCGGTCGTTGAGCAGCCCGTACACGGTCTCGGCGATCGGGAGCCCCCGTACGCTTCCCGGTAACTTCGCGGAGACGGTCGCGGCACAGACGTGGCGTAGTCTGCAGCAGAACCTGGGGATGCGCTTCCAGGTGAGCGAGCCGGACTCGTTGCGGCTGCCTGCGGCACCGCGCCGCGCATCGACGATCAGGCACGCTGAGGTGCCCGAGGTGGAGGACGAGTGA
- a CDS encoding small basic family protein — translation MIALLGLVVGVALGLVLEPTVPPGLQPYLPIAVVAALDAVFGAVRAYLDGRFDDKVFVISFVSNVLIAALIVFVGDQLGVGSQLSTGVIVVLGIRIFSNAAAIRRHLFHA, via the coding sequence GTGATCGCGCTTCTCGGACTGGTCGTGGGCGTCGCGCTCGGCCTGGTGCTCGAGCCCACCGTCCCGCCGGGCCTGCAGCCCTACCTCCCGATCGCGGTGGTCGCGGCGCTGGACGCGGTCTTCGGTGCGGTGCGCGCGTACCTCGACGGTCGCTTCGACGACAAGGTCTTCGTGATCTCGTTCGTCTCGAACGTGCTGATCGCGGCGCTGATCGTGTTCGTCGGCGACCAGCTGGGGGTCGGGTCGCAGCTGTCGACCGGCGTGATCGTCGTGCTCGGCATCCGGATCTTCTCCAACGCCGCCGCGATCCGGAGGCACCTGTTCCATGCCTGA
- a CDS encoding DUF881 domain-containing protein: MPDATPPPEQSPPPEQQPEQQPEQQPQAPDSAAAWSRLRHALTARPSRGQWVVALLFVVLGFTAVTQVRSTNEEDAYLGARRSELVQLLDSLDAAYDRLSQQRSELAATQRNLQQDSESNEAAIEEIRKSADALAILAGTAPAVGPGITVTIEDPDQTVTSSTLLNAIEELRDAGAEAIQVNGVVRVVAQTYLTDSTEGGVRIDGREVKRPFVIEAIGDAHTLEQAMLFRGGLADQVEALGGEVAVEQSDLIEVTALAEEREPEYAQPAP, translated from the coding sequence ATGCCTGACGCGACCCCGCCCCCCGAGCAGTCCCCGCCTCCCGAGCAGCAGCCGGAGCAGCAACCGGAGCAGCAGCCGCAGGCGCCGGACAGCGCGGCCGCCTGGAGCCGGCTGCGCCATGCCCTGACTGCGCGTCCGTCGCGCGGCCAGTGGGTGGTGGCGCTGCTGTTCGTGGTGCTGGGGTTCACCGCGGTCACCCAGGTGCGGTCGACCAACGAGGAGGATGCCTACCTCGGGGCCCGTCGCTCGGAGCTGGTGCAGCTGCTCGACAGCCTGGACGCCGCGTACGACCGCCTGAGCCAGCAGCGCTCGGAGCTCGCGGCGACGCAGCGCAACCTCCAGCAGGACTCGGAGTCGAACGAGGCGGCGATCGAGGAGATCCGCAAGTCGGCCGACGCGCTCGCGATCCTTGCCGGGACCGCGCCGGCCGTCGGCCCGGGGATCACGGTCACGATCGAGGATCCGGACCAGACGGTGACGTCGTCGACCCTGCTGAACGCGATCGAGGAGCTGCGCGACGCGGGGGCCGAGGCGATCCAGGTCAACGGCGTCGTCCGCGTGGTCGCGCAGACGTACCTCACGGACTCCACGGAGGGCGGTGTGCGGATCGACGGGCGCGAGGTGAAGCGCCCGTTCGTGATCGAGGCGATCGGCGACGCGCACACCCTGGAGCAGGCGATGCTGTTCCGCGGCGGGCTCGCCGACCAGGTCGAGGCGCTGGGTGGCGAGGTCGCCGTCGAGCAGTCCGACCTGATCGAGGTCACGGCCCTGGCCGAGGAACGGGAACCGGAGTACGCTCAGCCCGCACCCTGA
- the gcvH gene encoding glycine cleavage system protein GcvH, giving the protein MIPDDLHYSADHEWVRLDGDVATIGITDYAQEQLGDIVYVSLPAAGEVHEAGAAVGELESTKSVSDLFAPVAGEVVAVNEALESSPELVNSAPYAEGWLFTVRVASTDLGATLMDAAAYGASLES; this is encoded by the coding sequence TTGATCCCTGACGACCTGCACTACAGCGCCGACCACGAGTGGGTTCGCCTCGACGGCGACGTGGCCACGATCGGCATCACCGACTACGCGCAGGAGCAGCTCGGCGACATCGTGTACGTGTCGCTGCCCGCGGCCGGGGAGGTGCACGAGGCCGGTGCCGCGGTCGGTGAGCTGGAGTCGACGAAGTCGGTGAGCGACCTGTTCGCCCCCGTGGCCGGCGAGGTCGTCGCCGTGAACGAGGCGCTCGAGTCGAGCCCCGAGCTGGTGAACTCCGCACCGTACGCCGAGGGCTGGCTCTTCACCGTCCGGGTGGCCTCCACCGACCTGGGCGCGACGCTGATGGACGCGGCCGCTTACGGCGCGTCGCTGGAGTCCTGA
- a CDS encoding FHA domain-containing protein — translation MSPTNEDDRPDVPESATETTSTISLPPTAEGDAGSGGGLTAEDASALDALPPGSALLVVQRGPSAGARFLLDADEVSAGRHPDSDIFLDDVTVSRRHAIFRRGPQGYSVSDVGSLNGTYVNRDRIDDVALSSRDEVQIGKYRLVYYPSAARGASS, via the coding sequence ATGTCTCCCACCAACGAGGACGACCGACCGGACGTCCCCGAGAGCGCGACCGAGACGACGTCGACGATCTCGCTGCCTCCGACGGCCGAGGGCGATGCCGGCAGCGGTGGTGGGCTGACCGCGGAGGACGCCTCGGCGCTGGACGCGCTGCCGCCCGGGTCGGCCCTGCTCGTGGTGCAGCGGGGTCCGAGCGCCGGTGCCCGCTTCCTGCTGGACGCCGACGAGGTGTCTGCGGGGCGGCACCCCGACAGCGACATCTTCCTCGACGACGTGACGGTCTCGCGTCGGCACGCGATCTTCCGTCGCGGCCCTCAGGGCTACTCGGTCTCCGACGTGGGCAGCCTGAACGGCACGTACGTCAACCGTGACCGGATCGACGACGTCGCGCTGTCGAGCCGCGACGAGGTGCAGATCGGCAAGTACCGCCTGGTGTACTACCCCAGCGCAGCCAGGGGCGCCTCTTCGTGA
- a CDS encoding MerR family transcriptional regulator, with the protein MSQPAPHAASLSIGEVLDELRAEFPDVSISKIRYLETEGLVEPARTPAGYRKFSRADVERLHFVLRLQRDRFWPLKVIRQKLDDLDRGLAPTDEDGGALQVPRLVLGDDGRPTAQSLDVGSAGQHYQRPELLRACGIDEDLLDQAEEHGLVRPVRGRYADADLMIARTLVELASYGLEPRHLRSFRTAADREVGLVDQVVEPIRRRTDAGAAARAEQTSRELAALGLRLHTMLVASALQGRR; encoded by the coding sequence GTGAGCCAGCCGGCACCGCACGCGGCGAGCCTGAGCATCGGCGAGGTGCTCGACGAGCTGCGGGCGGAGTTCCCGGACGTCTCGATCTCGAAGATCCGCTACCTGGAGACCGAGGGGCTCGTGGAGCCGGCGCGGACGCCGGCGGGCTACCGCAAGTTCTCCCGCGCGGACGTGGAGCGTCTCCACTTCGTGCTGCGCCTCCAGCGTGACCGCTTCTGGCCGCTCAAGGTGATCCGGCAGAAGCTTGACGACCTCGATCGCGGCCTGGCCCCCACCGACGAGGACGGGGGTGCTCTCCAGGTCCCGCGGCTGGTGCTCGGCGACGACGGGCGGCCGACGGCGCAGAGCCTCGATGTCGGCTCGGCGGGGCAGCACTACCAGCGTCCCGAGCTGCTGCGGGCGTGCGGGATCGACGAGGACCTGCTCGACCAGGCGGAGGAGCACGGCCTCGTACGGCCGGTCCGCGGGCGCTACGCCGATGCCGACCTGATGATCGCCCGCACGCTCGTGGAGCTCGCGTCGTACGGCCTCGAGCCGCGTCATCTGCGGTCGTTCCGGACGGCGGCCGACCGCGAGGTCGGGCTGGTCGACCAGGTCGTGGAGCCGATCCGCCGACGCACCGACGCCGGGGCCGCCGCACGCGCGGAGCAGACGTCGCGGGAGCTCGCCGCGCTCGGCCTCCGGCTGCACACGATGCTCGTCGCGAGCGCGCTGCAGGGCCGGAGGTAG